tcaaacgagcccatTAGCAGGTAAACGCAGATTTTACTGATATTTATGTGTTATAGTCTATGTAATTTTTGTGATACAAAATTTCTGAAACAAAATAGCTGAAATTTTTCGTGAACGTCTGTTAAGACGTTGGCAATGTATCTAGTTCGTCTCGCGAAGAAAACAAGcgtattttcaagttcaaatgagcaCCAAAGGAGGTTAACGCAGATTTTACCCATTCTCACATGGTATAgaccatgaaatttttgtgatccaGAATTCCCGAAATAAAGTGGCGGAAATTTTTCGTTGATGTCTGTTAAGACATTGGTAATGTATCCAATTTGTCCTGCGAGAAAAACGCatgcattttcaaattcaaacgagTCTCAAAGCAGGTAAATGCAGATTATGCCAATTTTCGTGTGATATATAGTAAATGAATTTTTTGAGATATGaaattacaaaaacaaaatagttgaaatttttcgtggacgtctgttaagacgttGATAATGTATACAGTTTGACCCGCGGGAGAAATAAGcatattttcaagttaaatGAGCCCCAAAGCAAGTAAATgcagattttatcgattttcgtgtgctatagtccatgaaatttttatgatcCGGCACTCTATTAACAAAatggccaaatttttttgtgaacgtcTGTTAAGACGTTTGCAATATACCCAATTCGTCCGGCAGGGAAAACGAatgcatttcaagttcaaacgagctccaaagcATGTAAACGCAGAtttttaccgattttcgtgtgctatatttacattatattttgtGATCCTTAATTCCTGAaacaaaatcattaaaattttcatggacgtttgaTAAGACGTTGTCGATGTATCTAGTTCATCCCCACAGAAAACTTGAGCATTTTTATATTCAAACAAGCCCTAAAGCAGGTAAATGcaaattttatcgatttttatgtgctatagtttatgaattttttgttatccaaaattttcaaaataaaatgtaaattttttttgtggacgtccgttaagacattGACAATGTATCCAGTTCGTCCCGCAGTTTAAACGAGCGcaatttaaagttcaaacgagccaaAGAAGGTAAACGCATATTTTGTCGATTTCATTGTGCTATAGTCTATAGAATTTTTGTGATCCGGAATTCCCGATCAAAATGGCCgaaattttttttggacgtccattaagacgtTGGCGATGCATCTAGTTAGTCCCGTGGGGAAAATTAGAGCATTTTCAAGtccaaacgagccccaaagtagGTAAACACAGATtttgacaattttcgtgtgctataatccatgaaatttttgtgatccggaattccaaaaataaaataaccgAAATTTTTCGTGGACGTATGTTAAAATGTTGGCAATGTATCTTGTTCGTTATGTGACAAAAACGGGCgcaatttcaagttcaaaagagccccaaagcaggtaaatgcaaattttatcgattttcgtgtgctatagtcaatgtaatttttgtgatccgaaattcattaaataaaattaccaaaaatttttgttttctacTGTTAAGACATTGACAATGTATCCAACTTTTTCCGCATGAAAAATAGGCGTcgtattttcaagttcaacgAGCTCCAATGTACGTAAACACAAATTTGTctaattttcatgtgttatcgttcatgaaattttgtgatccgaaatttctaaaataaaatgatcGAAATTTTTTACGgacatccgttaagacgttGACATGTATCCAGTTCATCCCACGGAAAAAAcgggtgcattttcaagttcaaacgatccccaaagcaggtaaacacaaattttgttaattttcatgtgctatagtctatGGAATTTTTGTGATTCGAATCTCAAAACAAAATGGTCGAAGTTTTTTGTCGACGCCCTTAAGACGTTGGCAATGTATTCAGTTCGTCCAGCGGGAAAACGGtgcatttttaagttcaaacgagccccaaagtagGTAAACGCAGATTTTACAAATTTCCATGTGCtataattcatgaaatttttgtgatatcgaattttcaaaacaaaatttttgtGTACGatagtttataatttttttgagtcaAATTATAAGATCAATGACTAACATTTATAACGTATTTTTCATTGTATTGATATGCGAAAAGTTGCGATCCTTCTTATAACAAAAGTGATAGTCATGTAGATTTGTTCTCATAATTAGATCCTTCTTAGATAAAATGCGACATAGTCGATTAGTCAAATTTTGATTGATAGCTTTTACGTATTATGTCATAAGTTGAATTTTAATTGCTTTTACGTAAAAATAGAAAAACGAGATTAACAATTGATGGGAAAAGAAaggtttattatatttattgtagTAGAGGATGTAGAGATGGTTCTATTACATAgacaaaaatcacattttattttttgaggtTTCTACTAATTAATTACCTCATCATGTGATTCTCCACCTACTAACTACCCTACTAATTGTACTTAAAACagtgattaatttaaattttcataataaaactTAGTACTAAAACAGTTTATATTAGTTGTTGATTATATTAGCCTTGTTGTTTGAAGGAGTTTTGCCTTGCTCTTTTCAAAATAGTCTGGTCTGCTACAATAAAATATGCCATCCCAGCAGCTGTCAtataataattacaaaaatattattagaaaaaaaaatcgtAGAGTTTAATTTCTATGCACTAAAGTATTCcgatattaaatttatatcatgTTTAATTATCGTTAGGTATATTAGTTAAAATCGAAACAAAAATCAAGACACTATAATATGAATAACTTATCAtgtaaatatgttaaattactatatatTTCTAGTCACCTGAAAGataagtatttattaaaaataaatcgacttttatatttatgttatatattataattaataaaatctcattgatgatataatttatttttttttgtataaattaatttttattttatacctGTGGAGACAATGAGAGCTTTAGCAGTTGGATTGAGATGTGCCCTTGCCCATGGTGATATCTTTCCACAAGCAtactacaaataaataaattaatttcatcaataatttaaaaaaaaaatagtaatagaatccaatagtattaattaatatcaatttttagtaatttaaaacttttaaaacttatcGTCTAAAATAATAGgttataataaaagtaaattgaaaagtttaaaattaaatcactACACTAAAAAATGTGtcacttttttcaaaattaactaaaaataaaaatgtgtcacatcaattaatttatttaaaaaaaaataaaaaaataacttttatcgTATCAAGCGTTAACTCACAGTAGGAATAGCTGTAACAACTGTTGCAAAAACTGCTGCTTTTGCTCCTGCCTTTGCTCCttctatatttatttacaatcataaaaaagaaaaaaaaatattcatcagattaattatcaattaaatgaaaaaattccaattttttttggtgaagGTACAAGTAATAAAAGGGAAAGTACCATGAGAACAACGTCTAGCATATGCTAATTTTTGGTCAATTGAATCTAAACTCACATTTTTTGCCATTTTCTTTTTAGAAATATTGTAAAAGAGTTATAATAAGGTTTTGGAATAATTGATTTGAGTTTTTGTAAGTGAAGTaagaaataagaatgaatttctatctatttatagatattttAGTTTGATGGTTTTGGATAATTTCCAATGTTCCAGTCACTTGTTTTTGTTTATcactttatttatatatttattatttaattctcAGTACGtgagtaatattatttttatattttttttggtactattattattataataataataataagtagtTTATGTGTTATCAGGTTCCTGTTATATGGTCAGTTCATTATAGTAAATTAGATACATTTGTTGGTTCATGAATGATGATTAGGATACAGTGGTCGATTTAGAATTTTCGATAAAGGGATTCGATAATCTGAAGAAATAGATATATGAAATGGTTGGATGGGGTTTGACATTGCTgtatatatctaaaaaattattttaaccatatagaaatagtataattttccgCTGAAGAAGGTTCGAATAAATCCCTTAAACATATGGTGGCTCCGTCACTGATACTATAATATATCAAATTCGATCAGGAGCTAAATTATtcacatatttaataaaatttatataattaataatcacATTACTTTTACtatacataaaattaatgtGGTATTTGTTTTGGTTTATATGCAGGGTATAAGATAacatttgataaataaataaattaaacataattaacttttagatataatattaaaatcataaatatattcttttaatatcTGTATAACTTTAATCAACTACGAAAATAactcattaaaatatttaactcagGAGCAAAGAGAAATTACAGTGACTTTTTATTGGTAAAGTCGAGTTATTCTTGGATAGGGagaatattaatataatataataattaataagcagtaaatattactcaatattgtaCTACTTATATAAGTAGTAAATATTACTCCTATAGTATATAAAGTTCTCTGCACtttagtttataaaaaaaactttatgcaaacaaaatatatatttgatacttaTCTTGATATGTTTCATAAAAgtcatcaaatatttatatagaggttaaatttaaattatttgagctCGAAAAATACGGCACTAACAGTCCTTGCATTACTAGTAAATCTTATAAGAGGAGAATAACAATATTATACTGAAAAATATGTCACTAACGATCCTCGAATCATAAATAAATCTTATGAGC
This portion of the Solanum pennellii chromosome 12, SPENNV200 genome encodes:
- the LOC107006881 gene encoding early nodulin-93-like; this encodes MAKNVSLDSIDQKLAYARRCSHEGAKAGAKAAVFATVVTAIPTYACGKISPWARAHLNPTAKALIVSTAAGMAYFIVADQTILKRARQNSFKQQG